One window of Acidobacteriaceae bacterium genomic DNA carries:
- a CDS encoding YcxB family protein: MIEAAYTLSEAEFMEAQRLWCPQVARRVPGYWLMQITAGIFGACFGWSLRYQPFPLIVASILSFCSVLVVGQWRKKAARKYQYKFKNESLEETSVRFDDEGYRDHKANKCGGWINWDGFSGWRETPRIFVLGRGVMFITVPKRPFSSEQQEQLRSLFAQRIRNNA, translated from the coding sequence ATGATCGAAGCGGCCTATACCCTCAGCGAGGCAGAATTCATGGAAGCGCAGCGGCTGTGGTGTCCGCAGGTCGCGCGTAGGGTCCCAGGTTATTGGCTGATGCAAATTACAGCCGGGATATTCGGAGCGTGCTTCGGCTGGAGCTTGCGATATCAGCCTTTTCCGCTGATCGTGGCCTCAATTCTTTCCTTCTGCTCGGTCCTGGTCGTAGGCCAATGGCGGAAGAAGGCGGCACGTAAGTACCAATACAAGTTTAAGAATGAATCGTTGGAAGAGACTTCCGTGCGCTTCGACGACGAGGGCTATCGCGACCACAAAGCAAACAAATGCGGTGGATGGATCAACTGGGACGGGTTTTCCGGATGGCGTGAGACGCCCCGCATATTTGTGCTTGGTCGCGGTGTAATGTTTATCACCGTGCCGAAACGCCCATTCTCTTCCGAGCAGCAAGAGCAACTGCGAAGTCTTTTTGCGCAGCGCATCCGAAACAACGCTTGA
- the smc gene encoding chromosome segregation protein SMC, translating into MLKLKKVQILGFKSFCDRTEVQLAGEGIAAIVGPNGCGKSNISDAITWVLGEQSAKSLRGIKMEDVIFAGTRDRKPTGMAEVSLTLVDPEVYDGQTLADGEPDVVIDGEATATTLVRADGDWDETALRAQAAEETEEAVIDAQPGQTYETEVKAKKTDASAQIEAGSNVVLKVRRRRFGRTPVRAGELTITRRLFRSGESEYLLNGKICRLRDIQDIFMGTGLGGETYAIIGQERIGQLLSSKPLDRRSIIEEAAGITRFKTKKRLAELRLESAKQNLARVNDIFEEVTRQMGSLKRQAAKAERYGALRDELRGKLRVVIASRLTQMDAEQTATATEISRLAGLIDSQAAELETMDAEHSSGVARGYELDGQIREAGSRANSSAVELERITARQASNTDRIADLEQRMTTANDDLANARGQLETLAFEREQHRSFLENATAESNGSREAAQAKQAQAHESTRNVLAAEATAENQRRAAMQSMQRAAQANNEIAQAEAALQGLERENERLAAESETARGELEALGAQRGQVAMNFESVTERLKRLEAEIIEVRQSLQQKREAETQSRRRGDELRAEMATLMGRRSSLESLIREHSYSTDTVRNLFRANAQRQQAGGIAPVGTLADFLEVEGQYESVVDEFLRDELNYIVVKSWDAADEGMRMLHSDVAGRATFLVHPNDAQAAFPFVDGMESATHTTRGIVPLKDCIRVLDGFGKSLEVILPKLREGFVAPDAETARSLALSNPQSFFLSPSGETFHNVTVTGGRPREQGPLALKRDLAEVQTKLSAVEAELSQSELASASLSREITELTATLDAKNNERRDAERESANSGAALRQMESEVARIERRLQEWQLAMGRNGDQRQVKQDLIGRKREEAERFEAERANIERQVSELTERIASMRASREELQAEASAANAALAGLEERRRNANANFEQTNRLYESQSQRIAQLEQQLATAAAEKLRREEENGMLAQQQTELAEMRAQAIAEGETLSAEATALRASIAELDAKLRTLRHETEALREQRATLSARAAKLSSDIEHLEGTCIADLSVEAATLREDQTIAHLEGEALSAEDEAARGLKQRLEAIGPVNMMALEEYTETAERHGFLESQRKDLVESIENTQASIKEIDEVSRVKFDEAFKVINDNFSATFTKLFGGGQAFMRLTDPEAEKSDQSGIDIIASPPGKKLQNVLLLSGGEKALTALSLLVGIFQFQPAPFCVLDEVDAPLDETNVGRFARLIADMAENTQFVVITHSKRTMEQADVMYGVTMQEPGVSKIVSVSLGGRSQGKESRKAQAA; encoded by the coding sequence TTGCTCAAGCTCAAAAAAGTACAGATCCTCGGCTTCAAGTCGTTTTGCGACCGCACCGAAGTGCAGCTCGCCGGTGAAGGCATTGCGGCCATTGTCGGGCCGAACGGCTGCGGAAAGTCGAATATTTCGGACGCCATCACGTGGGTGCTCGGCGAGCAATCCGCCAAGAGCCTGCGCGGCATCAAGATGGAAGACGTAATCTTCGCGGGCACGCGCGACCGCAAGCCGACGGGAATGGCTGAGGTGTCGCTTACCCTCGTTGACCCCGAGGTGTACGACGGCCAGACGCTCGCGGATGGCGAGCCCGACGTCGTGATCGACGGCGAGGCTACTGCCACCACGCTGGTGCGCGCGGACGGCGATTGGGACGAGACTGCGCTGCGTGCCCAGGCTGCTGAAGAGACCGAAGAGGCTGTGATCGACGCACAGCCCGGCCAGACCTACGAAACCGAGGTCAAGGCGAAGAAAACCGATGCTTCTGCGCAAATAGAAGCGGGCAGCAACGTTGTGCTGAAGGTGCGGCGGCGCAGGTTCGGCCGCACGCCGGTGCGTGCAGGCGAACTCACGATTACGCGCCGCCTGTTCCGCTCCGGTGAGAGCGAGTACCTGCTGAATGGAAAGATCTGCCGCCTGCGCGATATCCAGGACATCTTCATGGGCACCGGTCTCGGCGGGGAGACCTACGCGATCATCGGACAGGAGCGCATCGGCCAGTTGCTGAGCTCGAAGCCGCTCGATCGCCGCTCCATCATCGAAGAGGCCGCGGGGATCACGCGCTTCAAGACGAAAAAGCGGCTGGCGGAGCTGCGGCTGGAGTCTGCAAAGCAGAACCTCGCGCGCGTAAACGACATCTTTGAAGAGGTCACGCGGCAGATGGGTTCGCTGAAGCGGCAGGCCGCCAAGGCCGAGCGCTACGGCGCCCTGCGCGATGAACTACGCGGGAAGCTGCGCGTAGTGATTGCGAGCCGCCTGACCCAGATGGATGCGGAGCAGACTGCCACTGCAACAGAAATCAGCAGGCTCGCAGGTTTGATTGATTCGCAGGCTGCAGAGCTAGAGACGATGGACGCGGAACACTCTTCGGGTGTGGCGCGCGGGTATGAGCTCGACGGACAGATTCGCGAGGCGGGCTCGCGTGCGAACTCGAGTGCGGTGGAGTTGGAGCGCATCACGGCGCGGCAGGCTTCGAACACCGATCGCATTGCCGATCTCGAACAGCGAATGACGACCGCAAACGATGATCTCGCGAATGCGCGCGGACAGTTGGAGACGCTGGCGTTTGAACGTGAGCAGCACCGCAGCTTCCTGGAGAACGCGACGGCGGAATCGAATGGGTCGCGCGAGGCAGCACAGGCCAAGCAGGCGCAGGCCCATGAATCCACGCGCAACGTGCTCGCCGCCGAAGCCACTGCCGAAAACCAGCGGCGCGCGGCGATGCAGTCGATGCAACGGGCAGCGCAGGCAAACAACGAGATTGCGCAGGCTGAGGCGGCGCTGCAAGGGCTGGAGCGGGAGAACGAGCGGTTGGCAGCGGAGTCCGAGACCGCGCGTGGTGAATTGGAAGCACTGGGCGCGCAGCGCGGACAGGTCGCGATGAACTTCGAGAGCGTAACGGAGCGCTTGAAGCGGCTCGAGGCCGAGATCATTGAGGTTCGGCAATCATTGCAGCAGAAGCGCGAGGCGGAGACGCAGTCGCGGCGGCGCGGCGATGAACTGCGCGCCGAAATGGCCACGCTGATGGGACGGCGCAGTTCACTTGAGTCGCTCATCCGCGAGCACAGCTACTCGACGGACACGGTTCGGAATCTCTTCCGCGCAAACGCGCAGCGGCAGCAGGCGGGCGGCATTGCGCCGGTGGGAACGCTGGCGGACTTCCTTGAAGTCGAGGGACAGTACGAGAGCGTTGTCGACGAGTTCCTGCGCGATGAGCTGAATTACATCGTGGTGAAGAGCTGGGACGCGGCAGACGAGGGCATGCGCATGTTGCACTCTGATGTGGCCGGGCGCGCGACCTTCCTGGTGCACCCGAACGATGCGCAGGCTGCCTTCCCCTTCGTCGACGGCATGGAGAGCGCCACACACACAACCCGCGGCATCGTTCCGCTTAAGGACTGCATCCGCGTGCTTGACGGCTTTGGCAAGTCGCTAGAGGTGATCCTGCCCAAGCTGCGCGAGGGCTTTGTCGCGCCAGATGCAGAAACCGCGCGCTCCCTCGCGCTCTCGAATCCGCAGTCGTTCTTCCTTTCGCCTTCAGGTGAGACCTTCCACAACGTCACGGTGACCGGCGGACGTCCGCGCGAACAGGGCCCGTTGGCGCTGAAGCGCGATCTTGCCGAGGTGCAGACGAAGCTGTCAGCAGTGGAGGCAGAGCTTTCGCAGAGTGAACTGGCGAGTGCTTCTCTCAGCCGTGAGATTACGGAGCTGACGGCGACGCTGGATGCGAAGAACAATGAGCGGCGCGATGCCGAGCGCGAGAGTGCGAACTCCGGCGCGGCGCTGCGCCAGATGGAATCCGAAGTTGCGCGCATCGAGCGTAGGCTGCAAGAGTGGCAGCTTGCGATGGGCCGCAATGGCGATCAGCGCCAGGTGAAGCAGGACCTCATTGGCCGCAAGCGAGAGGAAGCCGAGCGGTTTGAGGCTGAGCGCGCCAACATCGAGCGCCAGGTGAGCGAGCTGACCGAGCGCATCGCCAGCATGCGTGCGAGTCGCGAGGAGCTGCAGGCGGAGGCTTCGGCGGCGAATGCGGCACTGGCGGGGCTCGAAGAGCGGCGGCGCAATGCGAACGCCAACTTCGAGCAGACGAACCGGCTCTACGAGTCGCAATCGCAACGCATCGCGCAGCTCGAGCAGCAACTGGCGACGGCAGCGGCGGAGAAGTTGCGCCGCGAAGAGGAGAACGGGATGCTCGCGCAGCAGCAGACCGAGCTTGCGGAGATGCGCGCGCAAGCGATTGCCGAGGGAGAGACGCTTTCGGCTGAGGCAACGGCGTTGCGGGCTTCGATCGCCGAGCTCGACGCGAAGCTGCGCACGCTGCGGCACGAGACGGAGGCGTTGCGCGAGCAGCGCGCGACGCTGTCAGCGCGGGCGGCAAAGCTGAGCTCGGACATCGAGCATCTTGAGGGGACGTGCATTGCGGACCTGTCGGTCGAGGCGGCGACACTGCGCGAGGATCAGACGATTGCGCATCTTGAGGGCGAGGCGTTGAGTGCGGAAGACGAGGCGGCGCGCGGGTTGAAGCAGAGGCTCGAGGCGATCGGCCCGGTCAACATGATGGCGCTCGAAGAGTACACGGAAACGGCCGAGCGGCACGGATTCCTGGAGTCGCAGCGCAAGGACCTGGTCGAGTCGATCGAGAACACGCAGGCGTCGATCAAGGAGATCGACGAGGTTTCGCGCGTGAAGTTCGATGAGGCGTTCAAGGTGATCAACGACAACTTCTCTGCAACGTTCACGAAGCTGTTCGGCGGCGGGCAGGCGTTCATGCGGCTGACGGATCCCGAGGCGGAGAAGAGCGACCAGAGTGGCATCGACATCATTGCGTCGCCGCCGGGCAAGAAGCTGCAGAATGTGCTGCTGCTCTCGGGCGGTGAGAAGGCTCTGACAGCGCTGTCTCTGCTGGTCGGCATCTTCCAGTTCCAGCCGGCGCCCTTCTGCGTGCTGGACGAGGTGGATGCTCCGCTGGATGAGACGAACGTCGGACGCTTCGCGCGGTTGATTGCGGATATGGCGGAGAATACGCAGTTCGTGGTGATCACACACTCGAAGCGCACGATGGAGCAGGCGGACGTGATGTATGGCGTCACGATGCAGGAGCCGGGCGTGTCGAAGATTGTGTCGGTGTCGTTGGGCGGACGCTCGCAGGGCAAGGAGTCGCGTAAGGCACAAGCGGCGTAG